From one Cynocephalus volans isolate mCynVol1 chromosome X, mCynVol1.pri, whole genome shotgun sequence genomic stretch:
- the LOC134368105 gene encoding LOW QUALITY PROTEIN: putative nucleosome assembly protein 1-like 6 (The sequence of the model RefSeq protein was modified relative to this genomic sequence to represent the inferred CDS: inserted 2 bases in 1 codon), whose amino-acid sequence MEGLGEHGAAGEASPLLGAVAAAATPQSLMENSLDADFIESLPLAVKYRVXRLSKLQAKSASLDAKYLREFHAIGRKFAGIYGPLLEKRRQIINALYKPTKEECEVKSKVADCDCNGVSDDSDAQMYGPENPEYDLQEYCEEDFEDVEEVFGEYEGIKDIIWMGRKRIL is encoded by the exons ATGGAAGGGCTGGGGGAACACGGCGCAGCCGGTGAAGCGAGTCCATTACTCGGCGCTGTGGCAGCCGCAGCCACCCCACAGTCTCTGATGGAGAACTCTTTAGATGCAGACTTTATAGAGAGCCTGCCTCTGGCGGTTAAGTACCGAGT CAGGCTCTCAAAGCTTCAGGCTAAATCCGCCAGCCTAGACGCCAAGTACCTGAGGGAATTTCATGCCATCGGGAGGAAATTTGCCGGCATCTATGGACCCTTATTGGAAAAGAGACGCCAGATCATCAATGCGCTGTACAAGCCCACGAAAGAGGAATGTGAGGTGAAGTCCAAGGTCGCGGATTGTGACTGCAATGGGGTGTCAGATGACTCTGACGCTCAGATGTACGGTCCGGAGAATCCGGAGTATGACTTGCAGGAGTATTGTGAGGAGGATTTCGAGGATGTCGAGGAGGTGTTTGGGGAGTATGAAGGAATCAAGGATATTATATGGATGGGGAGAAAGAGGATCCTATAG